One genomic region from Pogoniulus pusillus isolate bPogPus1 chromosome 40, bPogPus1.pri, whole genome shotgun sequence encodes:
- the DAD1 gene encoding dolichyl-diphosphooligosaccharide--protein glycosyltransferase subunit DAD1, producing MSGAGGSGAAAAGSVGSVVRRFLAEYGSGTPSRLKVLDAYLLYVLLTGALQFGYCLGVGTFPFNSFLSGFISAVGSFILGVCLRIQINPQNKGEFQGISPERAFADFLFANTILHLVVINFVG from the exons ATGTCGGGCGCGGGCGGCTCCGGCGCGGCGGCCGCAGGCTCGGTGGGCTCGGTGGTGCGGCGCTTCCTGGCGGAGTACGGCAGCGGCACGCCGAGCCGCCTCAAGGTGCTGGACGCCTACCTGCTCTATGTGCTGCTCACCGGGGCGCTTCAGTTCGGCTACTGCCTCGGCGTCGGCACCTTCCCCttcaactccttcctcagcggCTTCATCTCCGCCGTCGGCAGCTTCATTCTGGGCG TTTGCCTCCGGATCCAGATCAACCCCCAGAACAAAGGCGAGTTCCAGGGCATCTCCCCAGAGCGAGCCTTTGCTGATTTCCTCTTTGCCAACACCATCCTGCATCTCGTTGTCATCAATTTTGTTGGTTGA